Proteins from a single region of Syngnathus scovelli strain Florida chromosome 7, RoL_Ssco_1.2, whole genome shotgun sequence:
- the zgc:154093 gene encoding cdc42 effector protein 2 isoform X1 yields the protein MKGKRMVLEPRITLFQNTTKRSPRGLCAVLGVEESSWTVCVPSWWCLRLLRSTPEWSEVSGGGGQLPRRMPAKTPIYLKTTTPKRGKKPKLRDVLSGDMISPPLGDVRHSAHVGPQGEQDMFGDVGFLRGKMDMLPARNGDTRSHSVDGRHGDEAAASDYSYNGFHYQHSSSGLLKTTISMPVFIAHEQAPPKPPRLHLDDVKQRHLQPADGPDKQQGQRSSKNGGLDISLSPSLHRLVPSSGSFSEVSSEESGSDGCGPPDERRGLSLDSYTSLSNEDLRSDSPCGLFLRSDSVAGLNLDLDLGPSILDDVLRIMDRYKDVDHRCEL from the exons ATGAAAGGAAAGAGGATGGTGTTGGAACCACGCATCACATT ATTCCAAAACACGACAAAGAGGTCTCCCAGAGGACTTTGCGCCGTCCTGGGTGTGGAAGAGTCTTCTTGGACCGTTTGCGTGCCATCGTGGTGGTGTCTGCGACTGCTTCGGAGCACGCCCGAGTGGTCTGAGGTGTCCGGCGGAGGCGGCCAGTTGCCCCGTAGGATGCCCGCCAAGACCCCCATATATCTTAAGACCACCACACCCAAACGAGGCAAGAAGCCCAAACTTCGCGACGTTCTGTCTGGTGATATGATCAGTCCACCTTTAGGTGATGTGCGCCACAGCGCCCACGTGGGTCCGCAAGGTGAGCAGGACATGTTCGGCGACGTGGGCTTCCTAAGGGGTAAAATGGACATGTTACCGGCACGTAACGGCGACACCCGCTCGCACAGCGTGGATGGACGGCACGGGGATGAGGCCGCCGCCTCGGACTACTCCTACAACGGATTCCATTACCAGCATTCATCCTCTGGTTTGTTGAAGACCACCATCTCCATGCCCGTCTTCATTGCCCACGAGCAAGCGCCACCAAAACCACCACGCTTGCACCTGGACGACGTCAAACAGCGCCACCTACAACCTGCAGATGGTCCTGACAAGCAGCAGGGGCAGCGTTCCTCAAAGAACGGTGGTCTGGACATCTCCCTGTCGCCGTCCCTCCACCGACTGGTTCCCTCGTCCGGATCTTTCTCTGAGGTGTCGTCGGAGGAGTCGGGGTCAGACGGCTGTGGGCCCCCAGATGAGCGGCGAGGCCTCAGTCTGGACTCGTACACCAGTCTGAGCAACGAGGACCTGCGCAGCGATTCACCGTGCGGACTCTTCCTGCGATCAGACTCTGTGGCGGGGCTGAACCTTGACCTGGATCTGGGGCCCTCCATCCTTGATGATGTTCTGAGGATCATGGACCGTTACAAGGACGTGGACCACCGATGTGAGCTGTGA
- the zgc:154093 gene encoding cdc42 effector protein 2 isoform X2, whose amino-acid sequence MPAKTPIYLKTTTPKRGKKPKLRDVLSGDMISPPLGDVRHSAHVGPQGEQDMFGDVGFLRGKMDMLPARNGDTRSHSVDGRHGDEAAASDYSYNGFHYQHSSSGLLKTTISMPVFIAHEQAPPKPPRLHLDDVKQRHLQPADGPDKQQGQRSSKNGGLDISLSPSLHRLVPSSGSFSEVSSEESGSDGCGPPDERRGLSLDSYTSLSNEDLRSDSPCGLFLRSDSVAGLNLDLDLGPSILDDVLRIMDRYKDVDHRCEL is encoded by the coding sequence ATGCCCGCCAAGACCCCCATATATCTTAAGACCACCACACCCAAACGAGGCAAGAAGCCCAAACTTCGCGACGTTCTGTCTGGTGATATGATCAGTCCACCTTTAGGTGATGTGCGCCACAGCGCCCACGTGGGTCCGCAAGGTGAGCAGGACATGTTCGGCGACGTGGGCTTCCTAAGGGGTAAAATGGACATGTTACCGGCACGTAACGGCGACACCCGCTCGCACAGCGTGGATGGACGGCACGGGGATGAGGCCGCCGCCTCGGACTACTCCTACAACGGATTCCATTACCAGCATTCATCCTCTGGTTTGTTGAAGACCACCATCTCCATGCCCGTCTTCATTGCCCACGAGCAAGCGCCACCAAAACCACCACGCTTGCACCTGGACGACGTCAAACAGCGCCACCTACAACCTGCAGATGGTCCTGACAAGCAGCAGGGGCAGCGTTCCTCAAAGAACGGTGGTCTGGACATCTCCCTGTCGCCGTCCCTCCACCGACTGGTTCCCTCGTCCGGATCTTTCTCTGAGGTGTCGTCGGAGGAGTCGGGGTCAGACGGCTGTGGGCCCCCAGATGAGCGGCGAGGCCTCAGTCTGGACTCGTACACCAGTCTGAGCAACGAGGACCTGCGCAGCGATTCACCGTGCGGACTCTTCCTGCGATCAGACTCTGTGGCGGGGCTGAACCTTGACCTGGATCTGGGGCCCTCCATCCTTGATGATGTTCTGAGGATCATGGACCGTTACAAGGACGTGGACCACCGATGTGAGCTGTGA
- the ercc2 gene encoding general transcription and DNA repair factor IIH helicase subunit XPD isoform X3, whose amino-acid sequence MKLNIDGLLVYFPYDYIYPEQYSYMLELKRTLDAKGHGVLEMPSGTGKTISLLSLIVAYQRAYPLEVTKLIYCSRTVPEIEKVVEELRRLMEFCSKETGEKNNFLALALSSRKNLCIHPEVSSLRFGKEVDSKCHSLTASYIRAQRHSNPNQPLCRFYEEFDAVGRQVPLPPGVYNLDDLKDFGRRKGWCPYYLARYSILHANIVVYSYHYLLDPKIADLVSKELAKQSVVVFDEAHNIDNVCIDSMSVNITRRMLDRCQGNVDTLQNTIHKIKETDAAKLKEEYRRLVEGLKEANVARETDVYLANPVLPDEILKEAIPGTIRTAEHFVGFLRRFMEYLKSRLRVQHVVQESAPQFLKDIFDKVCIDRKPLRFCAERLQSLLRTLEITDIADFSAITLISNFATLVSTYSQGFTIIIEPFEDRTPTIANPVLHFSCMDPSIAIKPVFQRFQSVIITSGPDAVPTGHLPSHLGLPTSHHCVFHHDTGANLPLPADCRARKRPGSSELQV is encoded by the exons ATGAA GCTCAACATCGACGGTCTGTTGGTGTATTTTCCCTATGATTACATATATCCTGAACAATACTCGTACATGCTGGAGCTCAAGAGGACGCTGGACGCTAAG ggACATGGCGTCCTGGAGATGCCGTCAGGAACCGGCAAGACCATCTCGCTGTTGTCGCTTATTGTTGCATACCAACGG GCCTACCCTTTGGAAGTCACCAAGCTCATCTACTGCTCCAGAACAGTCCCCGAGATTGAGAAG GTGGTGGAGGAGCTGAGAAGGCTGATGGAGTTTTGTTCCAAGGAGACAGGCGAGAAAAACAACTTTTTAGCTCTGGCACTCTCCTCCCGCAAGAACCTTTGCATCCACCCGGAG GTGAGCAGCTTGCGCTTTGGCAAGGAGGTGGACAGCAAGTGTCACAGTTTGACAGCATCGTACATTCGCGCCCAACGTCACAGCAACCCTAACCAGCCCCTCTGTCGCTTCTATGAG GAGTTTGATGCTGTGGGCCGGCAGGTGCCCCTTCCCCCGGGCGTCTACAACCTGGATGACCTGAAGGACTTTGGTCGCAGAAAAGGGTGGTGTCCCTACTACCTGGCACGCTACTCG ATCCTGCACGCCAACATCGTGGTGTACAGCTACCACTACCTGCTGGACCCCAAGATAGCAGACCTGGTGTCTAAGGAGCTGGCCAAGCAGTCTGTGGTGGTCTTTGACGAGGCGCACAACATTG ACAACGTGTGCATCGACTCCATGAGTGTCAACATCACCAGGCGGATGTTGGACCGTTGCCAGGGTAATGTGGATACGCTGCAGAACACCATACACAA AATCAAAGAGACAGACGCTGCCAAACTGAAGGAGGAATATCGACGGCTGGTGGAGGGCTTAAAGGAAGCCAACGTTGCCCGGGAGACGGATGTCTACCTAGCCAATCCTGTGCTGCCCGATGAAATCCTGAAAG AGGCCATTCCGGGTACTATCCGTACCGCCGAGCACTTTGTGGGCTTCCTGAGGCGCTTCATGGAGTACTTGAAGTCCCGCCTGAGGGTGCAGCATGTGGTCCAGGAAAGCGCCCCGCAGTTCCTCAAAGACATCTTTGACAAAGTCTGCATCGACCGCAAGCCACTCAG GTTTTGTGCCGAGCGTCTGCAGTCGCTGTTACGGACGCTGGAGATCACGGACATCGCTGACTTCTCTGCCATCACGCTTATCTCCAACTTTGCCACGCTTGTCAGCACATACAGTCAAG GTTTCACCATCATCATTGAGCCCTTTGAAGACAGAACGCCAACCATCGCCAACCCTGTGTTGCACTTCAG CTGCATGGACCCGTCCATCGCCATCAAACCCGTCTTTCAAAGGTTTCAGTCGGTCATCATCACATCAGGG CCAGACGCTGTCCCCACTGGACATCTACCCTCGCATCTTGGACTTCCGACCAGTCACCATTGCGTCTTTCACCATGACACTGGCGCGAACCTGCCTCTGCCCGCTG ATTGTCGGGCGAGGAAACGACCAGGTAGCTCTGAGCTCCAAGTTTGA